The Ralstonia pseudosolanacearum genome includes the window CAGGTTGCGCTCGACGGCGCGACGGGCGAACTTTTTGCCGATCACGACCCCGAGGCGCGCCTGGGGATGGCCGTTGGCCCGCACGTAGAGCACGAAGTGACGGCTACGCCGGACCGGCCGCAAAGCAAAAACGGATGAGAACTCATCCGTTTTCACAAGCCTTGCGGCCTTGGGGTAGGCGTGTGGGCCCATCGCCGAATTGCCGCAAACACCGTTGGCGGCAGCCGTCAGGCCACCGCACGGCGCGGCAGTCTTAGATGGCCAGGCGCTTGCGGCCCTTGGCGCGGCGTGCGTTCAGCACGGCACGGCCACCGCGGGTCTTCATGCGGACACGGAAACCGTGGGTGCGCTTGCGACGGGTAACGGAAGGTTGATAGGTACGTTTCATGATGCACTCTCTGGTTAATGGGTGCGGACGCTGCCGCACGCGCCGGGCCGGGCGCGGGCCAGACCTGGTGTCGATTCGTTAGGGAAACCGCCCACGCAGACCGCCGTGCGCTGAGTTGTTCAAGTCGAGGGCGTCGCCGGGAACCGGGCGTCGGGATCGACGAGCCCGACCGGATCAGGCGCGCCGGGACGCACCCCGGCACCGCGTCTGACGCGAACAAGCGTGCGCTCCCCTGCCGCGCATCGCAGAACCCGCCATTTAAGCGATGTTTGACGCGCCTGTCAAGCCGCATTGTCTGGGGATAAACACCGTCCGCGCAGAGAAGTCCACTTTTCAGAAAGTTTTCCCCAGCAGCTTGTGCGGCTTGGGCTACCCCACGGAAACCCTTTACACCATTGGGTTTTCGCACAACGGACACAATCGGTTGTCCACCGCAAC containing:
- the rpmH gene encoding 50S ribosomal protein L34 produces the protein MKRTYQPSVTRRKRTHGFRVRMKTRGGRAVLNARRAKGRKRLAI